A region from the Gemmatimonadota bacterium genome encodes:
- a CDS encoding metal-dependent transcriptional regulator has translation MISQSSQDYLKTIYKLTHGQNPVASVTTSLIAEHRAVAPASVTNMLKKLAAMKLVEHTPYQGVVLTSTGKRIALEVLRHHRLLELYLSEVLGFDLDKVDEEADRLEHVISEEFEDKIDRMLGYPTVDPHGAPIPRKDGSIEYDHYLCLADIPAGEKVLVR, from the coding sequence ATGATCAGTCAATCGTCACAGGATTATTTGAAAACGATCTACAAACTGACACACGGGCAGAATCCCGTCGCTTCTGTGACGACTTCTCTCATTGCAGAGCACAGGGCTGTTGCTCCCGCCTCGGTCACCAATATGCTCAAAAAACTCGCCGCGATGAAGCTGGTGGAACACACGCCCTATCAGGGCGTTGTACTTACATCGACGGGAAAACGCATTGCCCTTGAAGTTCTTCGCCACCACCGTTTGCTCGAGCTATATTTGTCAGAGGTGTTGGGATTTGATCTGGATAAGGTCGATGAGGAGGCGGATCGGTTGGAGCATGTGATTTCTGAGGAGTTTGAAGATAAAATTGATCGAATGCTGGGATATCCAACAGTCGATCCTCACGGCGCGCCGATTCCGCGCAAAGATGGTTCGATAGAATACGACCATTATCTGTGTTTGGCAGATATTCCAGCAGGAGAAAAGGTGCTCGTCAGAC
- a CDS encoding metal ABC transporter permease: MPIIGGVYEVIWDATFQLVLLGSLLIGATSGTLGAFAVLRRRSLLGDALAHAALPGVALAFLWTQSKALPILLLGATVSGVVGVLIIEAIVNYTRIKADAALGIVLSVFFGGGIVLLTHIQQSEVGNQSGLDKFLFGQAASIVRADLYVMCIVSVLVMVAVFLFFKEFKGLIFDAEFLSALGFSQHVVDLLLMGLIVLTVMVGLQAVGVILIAAMLITPAAAARFWTDRLHVMVLVSGILGALCGALGVGLSALAPRIPTGPVMVLVATAAFLVSVLIAPRRGVLARWARLRANALRENGQHFLRAYLALQMQDKGEVVLADLARELQLPLYRVRRLAKRLARDGWVNLHNGACSLTELGHKEAVFVVKSHQLWEYYLVYRSILEEDHVDRSADEVEHILTPEIIEQLESILAQEDISVVGDIHKTHSGYRRTGQDE; encoded by the coding sequence TTGCCCATCATCGGCGGGGTTTATGAGGTGATTTGGGATGCGACATTTCAACTGGTTTTGCTCGGTTCTCTGTTGATCGGGGCGACATCGGGCACGCTGGGTGCATTTGCCGTGTTGCGCCGGCGCAGCCTTTTGGGCGATGCTCTGGCGCATGCTGCACTTCCGGGCGTTGCGCTGGCATTTCTGTGGACGCAGAGCAAGGCATTGCCCATTTTGCTGTTGGGCGCGACAGTTTCCGGTGTGGTGGGCGTGCTTATTATTGAGGCAATTGTCAATTACACGCGCATCAAAGCAGACGCTGCGCTGGGCATTGTGCTTTCGGTATTTTTTGGCGGGGGTATTGTATTGCTCACGCATATTCAGCAGAGTGAGGTGGGCAATCAAAGCGGTCTGGATAAGTTTCTTTTTGGGCAGGCGGCGTCTATTGTGCGCGCTGATCTGTATGTGATGTGCATTGTGTCTGTACTGGTTATGGTTGCGGTTTTTCTTTTTTTTAAGGAGTTCAAGGGACTCATTTTTGATGCAGAATTTTTATCTGCACTGGGATTTTCCCAGCATGTGGTCGATCTTTTGTTAATGGGGTTGATCGTGCTTACCGTTATGGTGGGGCTTCAAGCTGTGGGGGTTATTCTCATCGCTGCGATGTTGATTACCCCGGCTGCTGCTGCGCGGTTTTGGACAGATCGGCTGCATGTGATGGTGCTGGTGTCGGGCATTTTGGGTGCGCTATGCGGTGCGCTGGGGGTTGGCCTGAGCGCGCTGGCACCCCGAATCCCAACGGGACCGGTCATGGTGCTGGTTGCAACGGCTGCATTTCTCGTTTCTGTACTTATTGCCCCCAGGCGCGGGGTGCTCGCCAGGTGGGCACGGCTCAGGGCAAATGCATTGCGGGAAAATGGTCAGCATTTTTTGCGGGCATATCTCGCATTGCAGATGCAGGACAAGGGAGAGGTCGTGTTGGCGGACCTCGCCAGGGAGCTTCAGTTGCCGCTTTACCGCGTACGTCGGCTTGCAAAGCGTCTCGCGCGCGATGGGTGGGTGAACCTGCACAATGGTGCGTGTTCTTTGACGGAATTGGGACACAAAGAGGCGGTTTTTGTGGTCAAGTCCCATCAGCTATGGGAATATTATCTGGTTTATCGGTCTATCTTAGAGGAGGATCATGTGGATAGATCTGCCGATGAAGTCGAGCACATTTTAACGCCTGAGATTATTGAACAGCTCGAATCAATTCTGGCACAAGAAGATATAAGTGTTGTTGGAGATATCCACAAAACGCACAGTGGCTATCGGAGGACCGGTCAAGATGAGTGA
- a CDS encoding metal-dependent transcriptional regulator yields MMASDVWKEYESNEISHSVAHHLTAIHELMGDLGYARVSDVARALEITRGSASLTLKALKARGLVVEDHNKFLKLSEDGRRIVDSILAKRAVVRKFLNEVLKLDEHQAEVDACKVEHLLSAQTGGQLLHFVHFLLSDDPTARQFLSEFWSRLDQNEDWQWPVQDVDQLFNLESR; encoded by the coding sequence ATGATGGCATCAGATGTATGGAAAGAATACGAGAGCAATGAGATTTCTCATAGTGTTGCCCATCATCTAACTGCCATTCACGAGTTGATGGGTGACCTGGGCTATGCACGGGTTTCTGATGTGGCGCGTGCGCTGGAGATCACCCGGGGCAGTGCATCGCTGACGCTCAAAGCCCTCAAGGCGCGCGGGTTGGTCGTGGAAGATCACAATAAGTTTTTGAAATTGTCTGAAGATGGCCGCCGCATTGTCGATTCTATTTTAGCCAAACGCGCTGTTGTTCGCAAATTTCTCAACGAGGTGCTCAAGCTCGACGAGCATCAAGCCGAAGTGGATGCGTGCAAGGTCGAGCATCTTTTGAGCGCGCAGACTGGTGGGCAATTGCTACATTTTGTGCATTTCTTGCTCTCTGATGATCCCACTGCGCGACAATTTCTCTCTGAGTTCTGGTCCAGGCTGGATCAGAATGAGGATTGGCAGTGGCCCGTTCAGGATGTTGATCAATTATTCAATTTGGAGTCTCGATAA
- a CDS encoding FeoA domain-containing protein, with amino-acid sequence MAYAMDAATPLSIWSRGDEGTIEGVSGANQLAARLREVGAIPGVPVRVLRVGRTVVIQVGSSRFCLRKTDAACIKGMKAA; translated from the coding sequence ATGGCTTATGCAATGGATGCTGCAACCCCACTTTCAATATGGAGCCGGGGTGATGAAGGTACTATTGAAGGGGTTTCAGGTGCCAATCAACTGGCGGCCCGACTGCGCGAGGTGGGAGCTATACCAGGTGTTCCCGTGCGCGTGTTGCGCGTTGGGCGCACTGTGGTGATTCAAGTGGGTAGCAGCAGATTTTGCTTGCGAAAAACCGATGCTGCATGCATCAAAGGAATGAAAGCGGCCTGA
- a CDS encoding ABC transporter ATP-binding protein produces MTPIHIHDMTVAYHKKPVLWDVDLAVPESKLVGVVGPNGAGKSTMIKAIMDLVPKASGWVHIYGKPYSRMRQAIGYVPQRESVDWDFPINALDVVLMGRYGHVGWVRRPDKIDRELAEEALEKVGMTDFGHRQINQLSGGQQQRVFLARALAQDAQIYLMDEPFAGVDAATERAIIDILMDLRAKKKTMLVVHHDLHTVNQYFDWLVLINMRIVAAGETEDVFTEDNLNKTYGGRLTVLSEAAQAVAHHRRGL; encoded by the coding sequence GTGACGCCCATTCATATCCACGATATGACGGTGGCGTATCACAAGAAACCCGTTCTGTGGGATGTCGATCTCGCTGTGCCAGAAAGTAAACTCGTGGGGGTTGTGGGTCCCAATGGCGCTGGCAAGAGTACGATGATCAAAGCCATTATGGATCTCGTGCCCAAGGCTTCGGGGTGGGTCCACATCTACGGCAAGCCCTATTCGCGCATGCGTCAGGCCATCGGCTATGTTCCGCAACGCGAGTCGGTGGATTGGGATTTTCCCATCAATGCCTTAGATGTGGTGCTTATGGGGCGTTATGGGCACGTAGGGTGGGTGAGGCGTCCGGATAAAATTGACAGAGAACTGGCTGAGGAAGCACTTGAAAAAGTCGGTATGACCGATTTTGGACATCGGCAGATCAATCAGCTTTCGGGTGGACAGCAACAGCGGGTTTTCCTGGCACGCGCTCTGGCGCAAGATGCACAAATTTATTTGATGGACGAACCCTTTGCCGGCGTGGATGCGGCAACCGAACGCGCCATTATCGACATTTTGATGGATCTGAGGGCGAAGAAAAAGACCATGCTGGTTGTACATCACGATTTGCATACGGTGAATCAGTATTTTGACTGGCTGGTTTTGATCAATATGCGAATCGTTGCTGCGGGTGAGACGGAAGATGTGTTTACAGAAGATAATTTGAACAAAACTTACGGCGGACGGTTGACGGTGCTTTCCGAAGCAGCGCAGGCTGTTGCCCATCATCGGCGGGGTTTATGA
- the feoB gene encoding ferrous iron transport protein B, giving the protein MVMDIAGQERPYVGRATVAVVGNPNTGKTTLFNALTGLSQRVGNFPGVTVERKVGQLSLPNAGAIDLLDLPGTYSLSAKSPDELIAVEALMGLLKSESTIQAVLVVLDASNLRRSLYIVSQLLEIDLPLIVALNMLDVAKARGIVIDAPALSERLGVPVIPIQANRRVGLDELKGALSRIVEKGEIPSRSPILPQSWWTDAEQLARKYEGVSIGLVLRVLIDNQNAFASHVVERFGDDFAADLHALQAQINADDALANREIELRYRWIDEILDDVLRDPEPLRVTRSDRLDRILTHPLWGSLTFAVIMAFVFQSIFSWAVPLMDGIDALFGTVGGWASGYLPEGALQSMVVDGVIAGVGGVVIFLPQICILFLFIAILEDCGYMARAALLMDRLLTPCGLSGKSFIPLLSSFACAIPGVMATRTINDPKDRIATMLVAPLMSCSARLPVYTIFIGAFIPDRDVWGGIGVQGLTLFALYCVGILVAIPIAWILKKTLLRGQPTPFLLELPSYKIPDVGTVGMRIYQSGRHFLERAGTLILAATIVMWALAYFPRSETIAAHYEAERERLVGASEEVLNDLSAQEAGDMLKQSFLGRMGHAIEPVVEPLGWDWRIGMAALASFPAREVIVAVLGTIYSLGEVDEESTSLRDALRSATWSDGRKVFNIPVALSIMVFFALCAQCVSTLAVIQRETGAWRWPVLTFVYMTVLAYIGAFVTYRLGMALGWG; this is encoded by the coding sequence ATGGTAATGGATATAGCGGGTCAAGAGCGACCTTATGTAGGGCGTGCCACGGTCGCTGTGGTTGGCAATCCCAATACGGGTAAGACAACGCTTTTTAATGCTCTGACAGGGCTTTCGCAGCGCGTGGGAAATTTTCCCGGCGTTACGGTTGAGCGCAAGGTTGGACAATTGTCATTGCCCAACGCAGGTGCGATTGACCTGCTGGATTTGCCCGGTACATACAGCCTTTCAGCCAAGTCTCCAGATGAACTTATTGCTGTTGAAGCACTGATGGGGTTGTTGAAGAGCGAGAGCACCATTCAAGCTGTGCTCGTGGTTCTCGACGCCAGCAATTTGAGACGCAGTTTATACATCGTATCTCAACTTCTCGAAATTGATTTGCCCCTGATTGTGGCCCTCAATATGTTAGATGTGGCCAAGGCCAGGGGCATTGTTATTGATGCGCCTGCTCTGAGCGAGCGTTTGGGCGTTCCAGTTATTCCCATACAGGCCAATAGACGCGTGGGACTCGATGAATTGAAAGGCGCTCTTTCTCGGATTGTTGAAAAGGGCGAGATTCCATCGCGCAGTCCGATATTGCCGCAATCCTGGTGGACGGACGCCGAGCAGTTGGCGCGAAAATACGAAGGTGTATCTATCGGCCTGGTGCTGCGTGTGTTGATTGACAATCAAAACGCGTTTGCATCCCATGTCGTGGAACGCTTTGGCGATGACTTTGCCGCTGATCTTCACGCGTTGCAAGCACAGATTAATGCGGATGATGCACTGGCGAATCGAGAGATCGAATTGCGCTATAGATGGATTGATGAGATTCTCGATGATGTGCTACGCGACCCCGAACCACTTCGCGTGACCCGTTCTGATCGACTGGATCGGATTTTGACCCATCCGCTGTGGGGTAGCCTGACGTTTGCTGTGATTATGGCCTTTGTTTTTCAATCGATTTTTTCGTGGGCAGTGCCCCTAATGGATGGCATTGACGCGTTGTTTGGAACGGTTGGAGGGTGGGCTTCGGGCTATCTGCCCGAGGGTGCGCTGCAAAGTATGGTGGTGGATGGGGTTATTGCCGGGGTGGGCGGCGTAGTCATTTTTTTGCCCCAGATCTGTATCCTGTTTCTCTTTATTGCCATACTGGAAGATTGCGGTTACATGGCCCGCGCTGCGCTGTTGATGGATCGCCTGTTAACGCCGTGTGGTTTGTCGGGGAAGTCTTTTATTCCTCTTTTGTCGAGTTTTGCCTGTGCGATTCCGGGGGTAATGGCTACACGAACGATCAATGACCCCAAAGATCGCATTGCCACCATGCTGGTCGCGCCATTGATGAGTTGCTCTGCGCGTTTGCCAGTGTACACGATTTTTATTGGGGCTTTTATTCCCGATCGAGATGTTTGGGGAGGGATTGGGGTGCAGGGGCTTACGCTTTTCGCGCTGTATTGCGTTGGTATTCTTGTGGCTATTCCCATTGCATGGATTTTAAAAAAGACGCTATTGAGAGGGCAGCCCACGCCTTTTTTGCTCGAGTTGCCGTCCTACAAAATACCAGATGTGGGTACTGTTGGGATGCGTATTTATCAAAGTGGGCGGCATTTTCTCGAAAGAGCCGGCACATTGATTCTCGCCGCGACGATTGTGATGTGGGCACTGGCGTATTTCCCACGGTCTGAAACAATTGCCGCGCATTACGAGGCCGAGCGCGAGCGATTGGTTGGGGCATCAGAAGAGGTTTTGAATGATTTGAGCGCGCAAGAGGCTGGCGATATGCTCAAGCAGAGTTTTCTTGGGCGGATGGGGCATGCTATTGAACCCGTTGTGGAGCCATTGGGATGGGATTGGCGGATTGGGATGGCGGCGCTGGCATCTTTTCCCGCACGAGAGGTGATTGTCGCGGTTCTGGGCACCATTTACAGTCTGGGAGAGGTGGATGAGGAATCGACGTCGCTCAGGGACGCACTACGGTCTGCGACCTGGTCTGATGGGCGAAAGGTGTTTAATATCCCGGTTGCGCTGTCTATTATGGTGTTTTTTGCACTGTGTGCACAGTGCGTTTCTACACTTGCGGTCATTCAACGCGAAACGGGCGCCTGGCGGTGGCCTGTGCTGACTTTTGTTTATATGACGGTGCTCGCCTATATCGGAGCTTTTGTGACTTATCGCCTTGGTATGGCGCTTGGATGGGGATAA
- a CDS encoding zinc ABC transporter substrate-binding protein, giving the protein MYKFFIIAGVLLLCACGGGETPPVEQDKRLVVCTTGMVGDLVRHVAGDRAEVISLMGPGIDPHYYKATQGDLQKLSQADVIFYNGLFLEGKLEGIFEKMARSKTVIPVTRDIPKDRLRKPAAGQGEHDPHIWFDVSMWTETLSVVVQTLSERDADGAGVFRANAEAYRKQLLDLDTWAKAQIARIPSDQRVLITAHDAFGYFGLAYGIEVRGLQGISTVAEYGVNDVSLLVDFIVKRQVKAIFVESSVPERSINAVREGCKARGWNVAIGGTLYSDAMGPAGSGGDTYIGMVRSNVNTIVEALK; this is encoded by the coding sequence ATGTACAAATTTTTCATTATAGCTGGCGTTTTGTTGCTGTGCGCGTGTGGTGGGGGCGAAACGCCGCCGGTTGAACAAGACAAAAGGCTGGTGGTGTGTACGACCGGGATGGTCGGCGATCTGGTGCGCCATGTTGCGGGGGATCGCGCTGAGGTGATTTCTCTGATGGGACCCGGGATTGATCCGCATTATTACAAGGCGACGCAGGGCGATTTGCAGAAACTGTCTCAAGCGGATGTGATATTTTACAATGGTCTCTTTCTGGAAGGCAAGCTGGAAGGTATTTTTGAAAAGATGGCGCGCAGCAAGACGGTGATTCCCGTGACGCGGGATATTCCCAAAGATAGGCTTCGGAAACCGGCTGCTGGACAAGGGGAGCACGATCCGCATATCTGGTTTGATGTCAGCATGTGGACAGAGACCCTGTCCGTAGTTGTCCAGACGCTTAGCGAGCGTGACGCCGATGGTGCAGGTGTGTTTCGCGCCAATGCCGAGGCTTATCGCAAGCAATTGCTCGATCTCGACACCTGGGCAAAAGCGCAGATTGCACGCATTCCCAGTGACCAGCGCGTGTTGATTACGGCACACGACGCCTTTGGATATTTTGGCCTTGCTTATGGTATTGAAGTGCGCGGGCTTCAGGGGATTTCGACTGTGGCCGAATACGGCGTCAATGATGTGTCTCTGCTGGTGGATTTTATTGTCAAACGACAGGTGAAGGCCATTTTTGTGGAAAGCAGTGTGCCCGAGCGTTCTATCAATGCCGTGCGCGAAGGGTGCAAGGCGCGAGGATGGAATGTTGCAATTGGTGGCACGCTGTATTCCGACGCGATGGGACCTGCGGGTAGTGGGGGCGATACGTACATCGGCATGGTGAGGTCAAATGTAAATACAATTGTCGAGGCGCTAAAATAA